A genomic segment from Planctomycetota bacterium encodes:
- a CDS encoding YjbQ family protein → MKTFTVSTRSRDQMVQITDRVRRIVAEAGVTDGTVIVYVPHTTAGVTINENADPDVVHDFLKQLDVMVPWRQPFYQHGEGNSASHVKASMMGSSVTVLIDGGELVLGTWQGIWFCEFDGPRERKVHVKVGAG, encoded by the coding sequence ATGAAGACTTTCACCGTTTCAACACGCTCGCGCGACCAGATGGTCCAGATCACCGACCGCGTCCGGCGGATCGTCGCGGAGGCGGGCGTCACTGATGGAACCGTCATCGTTTACGTGCCGCACACCACGGCCGGCGTGACGATCAACGAGAACGCCGACCCGGATGTGGTGCACGATTTTCTGAAGCAGCTTGATGTGATGGTGCCGTGGCGCCAGCCGTTTTATCAGCATGGGGAGGGCAACAGCGCGTCGCATGTCAAGGCGTCGATGATGGGTTCGAGCGTGACGGTGCTGATCGACGGCGGGGAGCTGGTGCTGGGCACATGGCAGGGGATTTGGTTTTGCGAGTTTGACGGCCCGCGGGAGCGGAAGGTGCATGTCAAGGTTGGGGCGGGATGA
- the miaA gene encoding tRNA (adenosine(37)-N6)-dimethylallyltransferase MiaA, with amino-acid sequence MSEQRRDRMVVIVGPTAGGKTALAVAMARALGGEIISADSMQVYRHLDAGTAKPGAAERAAAVHHLIDIVEPTESWTVAHWLERAEALIADMHGRGVVPIVVGGTNLYVKALLEGMFDGPPADEAFRAAMANVSSTELHKRLAAIDRDAADRIDPQDHKRLVRALEVHHATGQPISVLQQQWSESADKTYRHDPIMIGLNWPPELINPRINARVRQMFAADSGREDLVAETSRLLAAGLLGPQAKEAIGTKQVLDHLAGRCTRDEAMERVKIDTRRFAKTQRTWLKRYRHVHWLDAGALPPAELADQAIQIARRELGQSR; translated from the coding sequence ATGAGCGAGCAGCGGCGAGATCGGATGGTGGTGATCGTCGGGCCGACGGCGGGCGGGAAAACGGCGCTGGCGGTGGCGATGGCGCGGGCGCTTGGAGGCGAGATCATCAGCGCCGATTCGATGCAGGTGTATCGACATCTGGATGCGGGGACGGCGAAGCCCGGTGCGGCGGAGCGTGCGGCGGCGGTGCATCATCTGATCGACATCGTGGAGCCGACGGAGAGTTGGACGGTGGCGCACTGGCTGGAGCGGGCGGAGGCGCTGATCGCGGACATGCACGGGCGCGGCGTCGTGCCGATCGTCGTGGGGGGGACGAATCTATATGTGAAGGCGCTTTTGGAGGGCATGTTCGACGGCCCGCCGGCGGACGAAGCTTTCCGCGCCGCAATGGCGAACGTGTCTTCGACCGAACTACACAAGCGGCTCGCGGCGATCGACCGTGACGCGGCGGATCGCATCGACCCGCAGGATCACAAGCGGCTCGTGCGGGCGCTGGAGGTGCATCATGCGACGGGACAGCCCATCAGCGTGCTCCAACAGCAATGGTCCGAGTCGGCGGACAAGACGTACCGCCACGACCCGATCATGATCGGGCTCAACTGGCCCCCGGAATTGATCAACCCGCGGATCAATGCGCGTGTCAGGCAGATGTTCGCCGCGGACAGCGGGCGGGAGGACCTGGTGGCGGAGACAAGCCGGCTCCTGGCAGCGGGCTTGCTCGGCCCGCAGGCCAAGGAAGCGATCGGGACCAAACAGGTGCTCGATCATCTGGCCGGTCGCTGCACGCGCGACGAGGCGATGGAGCGGGTCAAGATCGATACCCGCCGCTTCGCCAAGACGCAAAGGACTTGGCTCAAGCGGTATCGGCATGTCCACTGGCTCGACGCGGGGGCGCTTCCCCCCGCCGAACTGGCCGACCAGGCCATCCAAATCGCCCGCCGGGAGCTGGGTCAGAGCCGATAA